A region from the Felis catus isolate Fca126 chromosome F1, F.catus_Fca126_mat1.0, whole genome shotgun sequence genome encodes:
- the LOC105261327 gene encoding left-right determination factor 1-like — translation MRLLWLCWALWALPLTGPGAALTGEQVRASLLRQLGLREAPVLDQRDVEGLVTPAHVRAQYVALLRRSHGAHSRGKRFSQRVREVAGRLLAAEASTHVLVFSMEGRLPPNSELVQAVLRLFQEPVPKAALHRLERLSPHGARARVTVEWLRIHEDSSNRTYLVDSRLVSLQGSGWKAFDVTEAVNFWRQLGRSGQPLLLQVSVQRAHLGPRASGAHTLLRFASQGQEGTGQGEPQLELHTLDLGAYGAQGDCDPEAPAAEGARCCRQETYVDLRGMRWAENWVLEPPGFLAYECVGACQQPPETPTFRRPFPGPRQCVASETTSLPLIVGVKEGGRPRPQVVSLPNMRVEKCSCAWDGAPVPRRLGP, via the exons ATGAGGCTCCTGTGGCTGTGCTGGGCGCTCTGGGCGCTGCCCCTGACGGGCCCCGGGGCCGCCCTGACCGGGGAGCAGGTGCGGGCCAGCCTACTGAGGCAGCTGGGCCTGCGCGAGGCGCCCGTCCTGGACCAGCGCGACGTGGAGGGGCTGGTCACCCCGGCCCACGTGAGGGCCCAGTACGTGGCCCTGCTGCGGCGCAGCCACGGCGCCCACTCCCGCGGGAAGAGGTTCAGCCAGAGAGTCCGAG AGGTGGCGGGCAGGTTGCTGGCGGCGGAGGCCTCCACGCACGTGCTGGTGTTCAGCATGGAGGGGCGCCTGCCCCCGAACAGCGAGCTGGTGCAGGCCGTGCTGCGCCTCTTCCAGGAGCCGGTCCCCAAGGCCGCGCTGCACAGGCTCGAGCGGCTGTCCCCTCATGGCGCCCGCGCCCGCGTCACCGTCGAGTGGCTGCGCATCCACGAGGACAGCTCGAACCGCACCTACTTGGTGGACTCCAG GCTGGTGTCCCTCCAGGGGAGTGGCTGGAAGGCCTTCGACGTGACCGAGGCCGTGAACTTCTGGCGCCAGCTGGGCCGGTCTGGGCAGCCGCTGCTGCTGCAGGTGTCCGTGCAGAGGGCGCACCTGGGCCCGCGGGCCTCGGGCGCCCACACCCTGCTCCGCTTCGCGTCCCAGGGCCAGGAGGGCACGGGGCAGGGCGAGCCCCAGCTGGAGCTGCACACCCTGGACCTCGGGGCCTACGG AGCTCAGGGCGACTGTGACCCCGAGGCGCCGGCGGCGGAGGGCGCCCGCTGCTGCCGCCAGGAGACCTACGTTGACCTGCGGGGCATGCGGTGGGCCGAGAACTGGGTCCTGGAGCCCCCGGGCTTCCTGGCCTACGAGTGTGTGGGCGCGTGCCAGCAGCCCCCGGAGACCCCGACCTTCAGGCGGCCGTTCCCGGGGCCGCGACAGTGCGTCGCCTCGGAGACGACCTCGCTGCCCCTGATCGTGGGCGTCAAGGAGGGCGGCAGGCCCAGGCCCCAGGTGGTCAGCCTGCCCAACATGAGGGTGGAGAAGTGCAGCTGCGCGTGGGACGGGGCGCCCGTGCCCAGGAGGCTGGGGCCTTAG